The region CGGGCCGAAGTGACGGCCGGCGTGACGCAGCACCAGCGTGACGCTGCCAGGCTGGAAAAGGGCGGCCTGATTTCGCGCGCGGAACGCCTGCGCGCCGATGTGGCCCTCGACAGCGCCCGCAGCGACGAAGCGCAGGCCCGCAGCGACGAGGAAATCGCCCAGGTGGCGCTTGATCGCTTGCTTGCCGTCAGCACGCAAGTGCTGCCCAGCACGCCGCTGTTCGTCAACAGCTTGCCGGTCGGTACTTTGCAATCGTTCATCAGCACGGGCATGCGCGAAAACGCGAACTGGAAAAAGATCGACAGCAAGCGTGTGCAGGCCGAGCAAGCATTGAAGCTGCACGGCAAGGAATACGCGCCCACCGTCTTTGCCATCGGTAATTACAATTTGAACCGCGGCAATGAAAAGCTCGTGCGCTCGAACTGGGCCATCGGCCTGGTCGTGTCCGTGCCCCTCGTGCACCGCATCAATACGGGCAAGATGATCGCCGCCGCCAAGCTCGACCAGGAGCGGGTGGAAGTGGTGGCGCGCCAGGCCGAGCGCGACATTCCGACCCTGATCGAAAAGAACTGGCGCGCGCTGGAAAACGCCCGCATCCAGTACCTGTCCACGGCGTCGTCGGTGGAACTGGCGCGCGAAAATATCCGCTTGCAAACGGTGGCTTTCCAGCAAGGGCAAGTGACGTCGCTGGAAGTGGTCGACGCGCGCCTGAACCTGGCCAAGGTCGAGACCCAACGCGCGCAGACTGCCTATAACTATGTGATGGGGCTGGCGCAATTGCTGGAAGCGACGGGCGAAACGCAGCGCCTGGGCAGCCTGGCCGCCGCGGCCGATATCCAATTACCTGTGGACAAATAATAATGAGTACCTCCAAAAAACCGTTGGCCATAGTCGCCGCAGTGATTGTTCTGGCTTTCGTCGGCTGGGGCTTGTACCAGGCATTCCAGCCGCAGCGCCTGCCTTTGCAGGGGCAGATGGATGCGCAGGAAGTCAATGTCTCGTCGAAAGTGCCGGGCAGGGTGGGCGAGCTGTACGTCAAGCTGGGCCAGACGGTGCCGAAAGGTGAGCTGCTGTTCCAGCTGACGAGTCCGGAAGTGGATGCGAAGATCGCGCAGGCGACGGCCGCCACGCAAGCGGCCGAGGCCGTGGCGCAAAAGGCGCAAGCGGGGGCGCGTCCGGAAGAAGTCGCCGCCGCCAAAGCCAACTGGGAGCGGGCGCAAACGGGCGCCACCATCGCCAAAACCACGTACACCCGCGTCAATAATATGTACGAGCAAGGCGTGATCGCCCAGCAGAAACGCGATGAGGCGCAAGCGCAATGGCGCGCCGCCGACCAGCTGGCGCAGGCGGCCCGCGCCCAATATGACATGGCGCAAAAGGGCGCTCGTCCGGAAGACAAGACGGCCGCCGCCGCCCAGGCGCGGCAGGTGGGGGCCGTGCTGACGGAAGCGCAGATCGCTTTGGCCGAAACGAAGATCGCCGCGCCTGTGGCGGGCCAGGTCAGCAAGATCCAGATACAGCCCGGTGAACTGGCGCCGCAAGGCTTTCCCGTGATTACCTTGGTGAACCTCGACGACGCCTGGGCCGTGCTGCAGGTGCGCGAAGATGAAATGGCCGCGTTTGCCATGGGCAGCACGCATACGGCGAATGTGCCGGCGCTGAAACAGCAGCTGAGCTTCAAGGTCAGTTCGGTCGCCGTGCTGCCGGACTTCGCCACGTGGCGCGCGGCCCGTCCGGGCGGCACGGATTTGCGCACGTTTGAAATCCGCTTGCGTCCCGCCATCAAGGTCGAGGGCTTGCGTCCGGGCATGTCGGTCGTGTTTCCACCGCTCTG is a window of Janthinobacterium rivuli DNA encoding:
- a CDS encoding HlyD family secretion protein, whose amino-acid sequence is MSTSKKPLAIVAAVIVLAFVGWGLYQAFQPQRLPLQGQMDAQEVNVSSKVPGRVGELYVKLGQTVPKGELLFQLTSPEVDAKIAQATAATQAAEAVAQKAQAGARPEEVAAAKANWERAQTGATIAKTTYTRVNNMYEQGVIAQQKRDEAQAQWRAADQLAQAARAQYDMAQKGARPEDKTAAAAQARQVGAVLTEAQIALAETKIAAPVAGQVSKIQIQPGELAPQGFPVITLVNLDDAWAVLQVREDEMAAFAMGSTHTANVPALKQQLSFKVSSVAVLPDFATWRAARPGGTDLRTFEIRLRPAIKVEGLRPGMSVVFPPL
- a CDS encoding TolC family protein — its product is MGRLQGHISLLLAGALGAAMPAQAEPLTFNEALQQAARASGAVQGAALDVRAKTLKAEALSNIDGPSVDLTAFRGRLSTDLSIDTSGLAGVVGGIESALPAIPGLPTPHIPNSLNREVVTDLTSFGLLGMWPIYTGGRLDAVKGLASSLTLAAQAERTEAEEQLATLVAQRYFQLLLAKRVVAVRAEVTAGVTQHQRDAARLEKGGLISRAERLRADVALDSARSDEAQARSDEEIAQVALDRLLAVSTQVLPSTPLFVNSLPVGTLQSFISTGMRENANWKKIDSKRVQAEQALKLHGKEYAPTVFAIGNYNLNRGNEKLVRSNWAIGLVVSVPLVHRINTGKMIAAAKLDQERVEVVARQAERDIPTLIEKNWRALENARIQYLSTASSVELARENIRLQTVAFQQGQVTSLEVVDARLNLAKVETQRAQTAYNYVMGLAQLLEATGETQRLGSLAAAADIQLPVDK